The following nucleotide sequence is from Vanrija pseudolonga chromosome 4, complete sequence.
GAGAGACAGACACCACAACATGGAGCCCAAACGCGACAACGACACGCCAACCTCCGAGTCCAACCCGACGGACGCCAAGGACATCTACACCACCGCCATCGAGCCCGCAGGCGACGAGaagcacgccgcggccgaggcgctgccTGACCGGGACGGCGTgttcggcgagctcgacgaccaggCGAAAGAGTACCGCTCGCTCACGGCATGGGGCGCCTTCATGATCATGACCAAGGCgaacctcggcgtcggcgtgctcgctaTTCCTGGCGTGTTCCACAGCGTCGGCCTGGTGCCGGGGTACGTGCTCATTATCGGCCTGTGTGCGATGATGACCTGTGAGTGGCTTGCGGCGCTGTGCTGCACCGTTGTGGACCacgagctgacgccgcccagTCGCGGTCAGCTACATCGGCCCCTTCAAGCGCCGCCACCCCGAATGCTACTCGGTCGCGGACGCGCTCTACCTCGTCTGGGGCCCAGCCGGGCGCGATATCATGGCGTTCCAGTTCTGCATAGGCAAGATCTCGGCCATTGCGAGTTTCCTCGTCTCGATCGCTAGTAAGTCGCTACTGGCGGTTAGTGTGGGCAAGCTAACGCCTCAGCCTGCCTCAACGCCATCACGGTGCACGGCGCCTGCACGGCCGtcttcatcgccgtcgctgccgtcgtggGCTTCTTGCTGTCCTCCATCCGCACGCTGCACAAGGTATCCTGGCTCGCgtgggtcggcgtcgtgtcCATCTCGGTCgggctgctcgtcgtcactATCGCCGTTGGGATCCAGGAccgccccgcggcggcgccgcgcaccggTCCGTGGGACAAGGACCTGCGTATCTTTGCCAACGTGAGTGAAGCGCCAGACAAGCGACGCAAGGCAACGCAGGCAATGCTGACACCTCCCAGCCCTCATTCACCCAATGCATCTCGTCCATCACGACCATCATCTTCAGCTACTCTGCCACGCCGACCTTCTTCTCCGTCCTGTGCGAGATGAAGGAGCCGCGCAAGTACCAGCGCGTGATGCTCGCGTCGCAGGGGCTCATGTGCGTCATCTACCTCGTCATCGGCACGCTCTTCTACTACTACTGCGGGCAGTACGTCTCGTCGCCTAGTCTTGGATCAGCAGGTCCGCTCACGAAGCGCATCTCGTACGGCCTCGTCCTGCCTGCGCTCCTCGTGTCCCTCTGTATCTGGACCCACATCATCGCCAAGTTTCTCTTCGTGCGCATCCTCTTCGGGACGTACGACCTCACCCACCCGACCAAGAAGCACTACATCGTGTGGCTGAGCATCAACTTTGTCTCCACGCTCCTCGGGTACTTGTTCGCCTCGGCCATCCCCATCTTCAGCGTCATCGTCAGCTTCATCGGCGCCACCTGCTCCACGCCCGGCACgctcctccccttccccaTCATGTGGTGGCACGACGAGTGGCGCCGCAGGCCGTGGGCCGAGCGCAAGCCCAAGCTCGCCACCGCGATCGTCTACCTTACCATGGTGCTCTTCGCCTGCACGATCATCGTGTCGGGCACGTACAGCTCGATCAAGCAGATCATCAATGCCAAGGCGACCAACGGGCCGTGGACGTGCGCCGACAACTCGAACTCGGTGCCGAAGAAGTAGTAAAGTGTGGAGCTGGCAAttggggtgggtggatgaGGAAGTGGCGGGCCAACGTCCGTCTGGGGATGCTCTGGGGAGTCTTGGGCAGAGGTCAATAGTTGTTTAGGCAGTCAGAATGAATGGAAAGCAGTTGTCGAGGTTGCTTGCATCTTGTTGTTgcatctcgccctcgtcgccgcggcaaTTGCCGGTTAAACGGAGATAGCCGCCACGAGCCGACAAGCCGAACAATCTCCCCCCCCTCACCCTCAACCCCCGTCCTCAGCCCCACCGCGTCTCGTCTTGTCGTTGTCCACTCACTCTCCACACTCTTCACAGTCATGAGCAGCGCGGACCCAGAACCGAGCTCACTCGCCGGGCCgtcccgccgcccacgccagCGCACATTCACGGGGTGCTTCACCTGCCGGCAGCGCAAGGTGAAATGTGATGAGGCCAAGGTGGGTTGCTTCGTCGCAACGCAGAGCTGACTGGACACAGCCGCGGTGCTCGAACTGCGCACGGCGAAAGGGGAGAGAGTGCGAGTATCCCCTCCAAAGCAGCAGCTTGCATCAGCCCGACCCGCAACTCGTTGTCCTtaccccgcgccggcgaagCCCGTCCCCGGCGCCCATCGCACACGAGCTGTACCAGCCCTACCTGGCCGCGCAGTACCGCAAGGAGATAATCGACCGCATGGTCGTCGGCCTacttgacgccgagctgaAGAGCCAGCGCATGCTGAGGTATGCCGTTTGTGGTCGCGAGCACGCTGACGCAAGCCACCGGCGGCCATCACTCGCGGACAACATTCTCTCCAAGGTAGGTCCGACCACCCCACGACCGCTGATCGCGACCCAGCTCCCCGTGCCGCCCGAGTCCCCAGCGCACAGCCTGCTCCAATACCTCCTCTCGACGCTCCGGCGGTCCttcgacgcggtcgacgtgGACCCGGACGCGCGGCTCGCGTGCTCCGCGGCTGCGTTCTTCGCGGGCTCGCTGGGCCAGCCGCTGTCCCTCCCGCACGGGCACTTCAACGTCCTCCAGCTCGAGTACATGCACAAGGTGCGGTCTGAGGCTGCAGCCGCACCCGCGACTGGCCGATTGGCCGCGACGAACGTCACGCTCCTGCTGAGCCAGATGCTCGACCGCACGCCCGGGAAATGGCGCGGCCAGCTCCGCGCGACTACCGAGTGGGCGATCAGTCGCGGCGGTACGGGGTGGGTGctgggcgtcgcgccgcctgctATGGGCTTCTCGGGGCCGCGCAAGGAGATCCTGCATCCGCTGCCTATCGCTCTGAGCGCGGACTTTAACGCTGCGCTCAGTGTCTTCGGTGAGCTATCGTGCCAGCGCGCCTAGCTGACCACCTAGCGAGCCTGACCGACGGGTCGCTCCCGATCCAGATCATGCCTGGCCCACGACACGCCTGGCTTCTTCAGTCGCGCGCcctccagctcgacctcgcgccctCGATGCCAGACTTCTTCGAGTCGATGCTCGGCATGCCCCGCGTGCTGGTCCTGtgcctcgccaacgccgtgtCGCTTGTTTCccagcggcaggcggcgagcgagcagcagcagtccGACGTGGTCAAAGACCAGCTAGAGCACGAGGCGGCGACACTAAGGATGGAGCTGGAGCATATTTGGCCGGTGCGactcgcggcgcggcaggaCCCACGGAGGATCCAGTATGGCGGGGTAGGTTGTCGCGATGTGGGCGCGCTGACACGCAGCAAATCTGGCGCCTGGCGATCCTCATTCTCGTCATCCACAAGGCACAGGGGTTCTCCACAGCATCGGCGGACCTCAGCGGCGCTGTTACGGCGATCCTAGAGCTGCTGTCCGAAGCAGCCGTCGACGGGACAGGGTTGAGCGGGTGGCTTTggccggtgctgctggcaGCCTGTGCCACCCGTGATGCCAAGCAGCGGGCGGCGCTGAGGGACCTACTGCCGTTGTGTACGAGCTCGGTGGGGCAGCTTGATCACTCGGACGTGGCCAACACTGTGGGTTTGAGTACCAAGCCTCAGCTAACCCGCCAGATCCTCGACACAGTCTACACTCaccacgacgccggcgacccAGACTACCATGTGCGAGAGGCGATCCACGACCACCCCGACATCGACGTTATCCTCCTGTAGCCTGCAGCGGTTACAGGCGGCATCCCAGCGCGCCCCGCGACCGGGGCGACGAATCGATGCCAGCGGGGAATGTTGTAATCGCCGCAATGTTGGTGCGAGGCCTTATCGCCTAGCGTGGGATCGACGGGCATGAGTCTCAATGCGATGACGCTGGTGGCACCGGCGTCGTCACACGTTACAACCCTTcgggccgcgagcgccgatGTGTGGAGTGGCGAGGTGGTacaaccagcagcagcagcagcagcagcagcagtagcagcgTTCTCAAGGCTGCCGCTAGGCTCGGCCGATTCTGCTCGCCAATTCTGCTCGCCACTATCATACATGTTTTACAactccacctcgccgccccccgACTACAGCTCCTTGACGCGATGCGTCCAATTTCCGCCCAGCATAGTGCCGAGCACTTTGACGGCGCGcatctcctcggcgccggcccccAGCGGGTCGGCATCTATGAGGatgaggtcggcgcgctcgccctccgagACGTGTCCACGCCCGTTCCACGTGCTGGCCGCGAAGGCTTCGGCGCCCGTGAGACATTCTTGTGGCTGGTAGCTTGCGCGGCTCATCGCGCACGCCATGGCGACCCACGGCTGGATGGgcacctcgggctcgccggaCCCGAAGCGGagcggcaggcgcgcgcTCTGCAGCGACCGGTAGGGCCATGTTCGGCCTTCCCTGCCCCTCCAGAGCGCGTGGGCAATCGGCGCGTCGTGCACCATGCGCGTTGG
It contains:
- the mtr_9 gene encoding N amino acid transport system protein — encoded protein: MEPKRDNDTPTSESNPTDAKDIYTTAIEPAGDEKHAAAEALPDRDGVFGELDDQAKEYRSLTAWGAFMIMTKANLGVGVLAIPGVFHSVGLVPGYVLIIGLCAMMTFAVSYIGPFKRRHPECYSVADALYLVWGPAGRDIMAFQFCIGKISAIASFLVSIATCLNAITVHGACTAVFIAVAAVVGFLLSSIRTLHKVSWLAWVGVVSISVGLLVVTIAVGIQDRPAAAPRTGPWDKDLRIFANPSFTQCISSITTIIFSYSATPTFFSVLCEMKEPRKYQRVMLASQGLMCVIYLVIGTLFYYYCGQYVSSPSLGSAGPLTKRISYGLVLPALLVSLCIWTHIIAKFLFVRILFGTYDLTHPTKKHYIVWLSINFVSTLLGYLFASAIPIFSVIVSFIGATCSTPGTLLPFPIMWWHDEWRRRPWAERKPKLATAIVYLTMVLFACTIIVSGTYSSIKQIINAKATNGPWTCADNSNSVPKK